TGCTGTACATTCTCTCAGAACCCTTGCATCGTTCGTAAAGTGATTCCACACAAACATGCATACCTTCTTGGTCATGTTGTCCTCCACTTCCGGATTTTTTCTTCCCTACGCTTCCAAAACATTGATGAGACCCTCAATATTTTTCGACCATTGAAAATTCCGCTTCGCATATACATAACCGTTTTCCCCGAGCTCTTCACGCAGGGCTTGATCGCTGGCCATGGTCAAAATAAGCCGACTGATTTCAGCAACACCCCGGCTATCTGCCACCAACCCGCATTTTGCCTCTTCAATGACCTTTTTGGCCCTTCCCGCCACATCACCGACAATCGGCTTTCCGACACACATATAATCGATGATTTTTCCAGGCAGCACCTTATCGAATACCTCTTTCTCCACCAAGCTTACATATGCAATATGGGAGGATGAGACTTCATGAAGGGTCACCCTCCTATTCATCGCATTGATGACCTTTATATTTGCCAGTCCTTTCGCGCTGATCTCCCTCTCCACTTCCCCTACCCGATAGCCATATCCGATCATCGTGAACTCGATTTGCTTATGTTCCCTTAACCTTTCAGCTATCGCGATCAATTTCTTTAGGTCTTGGGCAAGTCCGATATTTCCTGTATAAACGACCTTGATCTTCTCATCGGCGATGGGAGTAAATACATTCTTTAACGCCAGCTCGTCTCCAGTAAGTGAGTTGGGGATGAAGTGAATCATTTCCCCCTTGACTCCCTTGGACATGATATAATCCCTGAATCCAGGGCTATTGATGATAATATGATCTGAATGCCGATACAGCTCCTTCTCCAGGAAGTATGCGAACTTCAAAATCCACTTATTTGCAAATACCCCCACTCCTATCAAGGATTCTGGCCATAAGTCCCTGACATCGGTAATGAGTTTAGCCTTCATTTTCCTCTTGGCAATCAAGGCCGCCATTGTCGGGAAAATAGGCGGCGTCGTAACAAATACATAATCATATGTTTTTTCGAGACGGATGATCGTATAAACGAAAAGCCACATCGCTTCAAGATAATGCAGCAAGCGTCTTCCCATATTGCTTGTATACCGCTTCACTTTATTCGGTTTTATCCTGATGACATCTTCCTCAATGTTTTCCTCATCCCAAAACCTTGTATCTTGATACAAGCTTTGATTAGGATAACTCGGTTTCAACGTGATGACCGTCACTTCATATCCGCTTCTTTTCAAATGAAGATACACATTTTTCATTCGGTTACCTGCACTTCCGATTTCCGGATAAAAGTTTTGCACGATCATCAGGACGCTTTTCATATTCACCTATCACCTCTATTCTTGGGTCGGTCATGCTTCCTGCTTTATATTGTAATGGGCCGTTATTAATGGAAGGTTAAGGGAATATAAAGTCCTCATTAATATTGTAAATATTCCGTTAATTATTATTGCGTTTGCATTTTTCCTATGAATCTCTCGCTATAATGGGGGAGACAGATAGCAGAAGGAGGAATGGAGCATGCCTAAACAACGTTTGAAGGTCATGACCGTCTTTGGCACACGACCTGAGGCAATTAAAATGGCACCAGTCGTTTTGGAACTGAAAAAACATCAGGAAGAAATAGAAACCATCGTGGTGGTCACTGCCCAGCATCGGGAAATGCTCGATCAAGTTTTGCATTGTTTTCAAATAAAGGCCGATCACGATTTGGATATGATGAGAGACAGACAGACGTTAGAGGATATCACATCGAGGGGTATCGAGGGACTAAGTTCGCTCATGAAGCAAATAAAACCGGATATCGTCCTTGTTCACGGGGATACAACGACCACATTCATTGCCAGCTTGGCTGCTTTTTATAATAAAGTTCAGATTGGTCACGTTGAAGCAGGCCTACGCACCTGGAATAAGCATTCACCATTCCCTGAGGAGATGAACCGGCAATTGACCGGCGTACTGGCTGACATCCATTTCGCCCCGACCAAGCAGGCCGCTGAAAACCTATTATTGGAAAATAAGCGGGCCGACAGCATCCACATCACTGGAAATACGGTGATTGATGCCTTGAAAACAACGATACATAAGGACTTTTCGCATCCGATCCTCTCAGGCTTGAATGGCGATAGGATGCTGCTGATGACCGTACATCGTCGGGAAAATATCGGAAAACCGATGCAAGGGATATTCCGTTCGGTGAAACGGCTACTTGATGAACATGGAGATATCCAGGTTGTTTTCCCGATTCATAAAAATCCAGTCGTTCGGGAAATCGCCCACGAGGTTTTCCATGAAACAAAGAAGCTACATATCATCGAGCCCCTGGAAGTGATTGACTTCCATAACTTCGCGGCGCGATCTTATTTAATCCTGACAGATTCCGGAGGGGTGCAGGAGGAAGCCCCATCACTTGGCGTCCCGGTTGTCGTGTTGCGGGATACGACGGAACGGCCGGAAGGAATCAAGGCTGGTACACTTTTATTGGCGGGAATTGAAGAAGACCGCATTTACGAGGCAACCAATAACCTGCTTACGAACGAAGGGGCTTATGAAAAAATGGCAACAGCCTCCAATCCATATGGAGATGGCTTTGCTGCGAAACGGATTGTCGAAATTCTCATGAAGCATTGTAAAGTGAGCTTCGCCCTTCCATCGTGAAAAAACTGCATTCGAAAAAGCCTGCCGCCTCGCATGGGCGGTCAGGCTTTTTTCCATTCTCATTCTGTTAAAATTTAAACCGGCTCACTTCCATTTTCAAGGTCTCAGCCAAGGCTGCCAGTGCTTGGGCGCCTTCAGAAATCTGTTCCGTCACGGTGTGCTGTTCTTCGGTAGCCGCACTTGTCTCATTTGCCCTTGCCGCCGAGATGACCGCTATTTCCTTAATGGAATGCGCGCCGGCAGTAACATCCCCGGTCATCACTTGAAGATCATCGACGGCCGATGAAGCAGAAGCGATTTGCTCACTCACCTCTCCCACCGCTGATTTAATGTTATTGAATACTTGAAGTGAGCTTGCCGAAGCCGCAAGTCCATCTTCCGCTTTCTTACTTCCACTATTAATCGACTCAACTCCTTTTCCGGTGGCTTCTTGAATGACCCGAACCATTTTTTCAATTTCCGCTGCAGATATTTTCGACTGCTCGGCAAGCTTCCGGACTTCATCAGCCACCACTGCGAACCCTTTCCCATGTTCTCCGGCTCGTGCCGCTTCAATCGCGGCATTTAATGCCAATAAATTCGTTTGTTCGGAAATGTTAGTAATGAATGTCGTCACCCGCTGGATTTCATTGGAGTGATCCGACATGATTTCCATAATATCCGCTGACTCGCGAATCGTCGCATTTATATTTTTCATCTGTGCCGTGACATCATTCATGCTCTCGGACCCTTGCTGCACAAGTCCATTGACGGTTTCTGCCGAATGAAGCATTTCGACGTTGCTCAGCGTGATCCGTTTGATGGCAGCAGCTATTTCAATCATCGAATCGACTGATTTTTCCACAATATCAACCTGAAGGGAGGTGCCTTTCCTATTTTCCTCTGCAGTCGCAGAGACCATCTCCGAGGAGGCCAGGCTTTCCTCTGAACTTGCCGACATCTGTTCAGCTTGAACAGCAAGCTGTGACGCGGAATCCCTCATATTCAGGACAATCGATTTAAGCCCTCCTACCATTGAATTGAAGGCCGCCGCCATTTCCCCAATTTCATCTTTGTTCCTGATTTGAATTTCTTCAATATGTAAATCACCGGCAGCGACCTGCCCGAGCGCTTCCGTCAGCTTGCGGACCGGACGGGAAATGCTGCGGCTGAGGATGATTGGTAACATGATACTGAGGATGAATCCGCCGATGATCAGCAAAACGATGAATTCCTTCATATCACCTACCTTGTCATTCAATTCCTTCCTTGTCTCCTGCATATAGGCATTCTGTCTGTCACCAAGTTTCTCTGCATTACCCATGATCGCTTTATCCAACTCAATCGCATTATCAGCTATTTCCATCGCTCTCTTACTATTTCCTTGCTGCATGCTTTCAGTTATCTCTTCAGCCATTCCCATATATTCATTCTGCGTGCGATGAATCTCTTCAAGCAATTCACGGTCTTCCTTGGATGTCATGCTTTTCTCGAGACTGCCGTACGCTTTCTCGAATTGATCTTGGGCCGCCTCCCTATTTTCCAGATAAATGGAATCTTTATAGATGATATATCCGCGAACATCATTAGAAATCCCTTGCTGCCTGTTGATCATCTCTTCAACAAGGCTGATTTTTTTCACACGATCATCCAATAAAAACGTATATTTGCCATTTAAATCGATGATGATCCATAAATACAGAACTCCTATGGCCACCAAAAATAAAAGGATGGACAAAAAACTTGCCCATAATTTTTTTGATACGGATAATTTCAAGATTAACAGCCCCCATATGTTCAAAATTTCAAATTTTCAATCTCTATCGGTAATATCGGCTGAATAGTACTTTTTTTCCAGTACAATATACACATATCAAAAAAATTCGAAAGAAGCACGGACGGCTACGACCAGCCAATCACCATTAAACCGCTCATGCTTGCGAGTGAACTGCTCATTATAAATAGAACTGTTTATCTCCCATCCCCCCCCAAAAAAAGACCACCAACTGGTGATCTTTCCGGTTAACCATCAATTTCTTTTTTCCCAAGCTCAAACCCTTCCCGCTTCAAGTAAAGCAGGATGGTCAGGAATATGACCACCTCGGATAAAGGAATGGCCATCCACGCTGCATTCGTCCCAAATATGAACGGCAATGTAAGCAGGAAAATCAGCATGAAAATGAATTCACGGCCAACAGTGATCCAAGCTGCCATTTTCACTTGCCCGATCGATTGGAAATAGGTCATCATGACGAAGTTGACCCCCATCAGGATGTAGCCGCTAAAGAAAATCCTGATTCCGATTGTCGCAAGCTCCTTAACCTCGCTTGAGAAATTCCCGAATAAATTGACGATGAATGGCGCCGCGACCTGTCCTAGGAGCGTAATCGCTATTCCTGCGCCCACTGCGGTAAAAATGGCAATGCGAACCGTCTCGCGCTTCCGCTTTACATCCTGTGCACCATGATAATAGCTTACTAGTGGCTGTATTGCCGAACCTATGCCAAGAAACATCAAGAGCATGACACTATGGGCATAATTCACAATGGAAAACGCAGCTAGACCGTCGGTGCCTGCCAGGCGGGAGAATGCATTATTATGGGCAATCGTAAAGACGGATACCCCGATTTCCGCTAAGAAGCTCGGAAAGCCGATCATCATCGTCATCACGAAGAGGGGCTTTTCAAACCGGAATTTAACGAGACGAAGGGTGTTCTTCTTCGTGAAGAAGTGCATGCTGAGAACCAGGATGCCCAGCGCGGCCGCAATGATCGTTCCATAGGCGGTTTCACGTACTCCTAACTCAAGGACATAAAGGATGATGAAGTTCAAGACGAAGTTGGAAATGGCCGTAACGATCAGGGAGATCATGGCCAAATTCGGATTGCCGTTGTTCCTGACGAATATGCTTAGAGTATTCTCAAGCGTGAAGACAAAACCAAGCATCAAGAATACATTCATGTAGTCCGTTGCAAAAGGAGCGGTAGCCTCATTGGCTCCTAATGCATATACAAGCTGATTATGGAAAGCATAGGCTACCACACCTATGATTACGGTGAATATCGTGATCAAAATGATCGAATGGGTGAAAATGAAGCGGGCCCGATCAAAATCCCTAGCGCCCATGCTTTGCGAATATAGCGTTGCTCCTCCTACCCCGATCCAAATGGACATCGCTACAAAGATCGTATAAATGGGACCGGCGATATTGACGCCTGCCAGGGCAACAGATCCAAGCTTATTGCCGACCATCACTCCATCGACGACAAAGTTCAAGGCCATCAATACCATTCCGATCATCGAAGGAATCAAATAGCGCAAAAAGACCCTTCCCGTCGATTCCAGCTCCAGTAGATTTTGTTGTTGCTGTTCCCTTAATGACATTCATATCCTCTCCTGCTGTGTGACCTTACCAAAACCGGCCATGATGCCGGTATGAATCTCGCATCTCTTCAAGAACAGTTTCTGCATACCGTCCTTAACCATGTAAGAAATTCTGATAGAACCATCATAACTTAACGAACGTTCGTCAGGCAAGTAAAATCAACAAAAACCTGTCTCCTCTTATTTCCAGGAAGAAGGATGATGAGGATTCAATTGAAACAGGCTACCCCTTATTTAATGTTCGATAGACAGGCAAAGGAAGCATTGGCATTTTATGAAGATGTATTCCGAGCGGAAATTACTGACCTGCAAACATACGGAGAAGCGAATGATCTTGTTTTGCATGCAAAAATCAAAAAAGGCAATCTGTTACTCATGGTTTCCGATACGTTTCCAGGAAATCCGCTTGAAGCCGAAAATCCGGCGTTTATATGATTCCTTGTGTGCAAAGGGTTGAATTATCGGTGTGTTAGGACGAATTATTGGTGTGTTGGGTCGAATTATCGACCTGTTAGGACGAATTATCAACCTGTTGGGTCGAATTATCGACCTGTTAGGACGAATTATCGACCTGTTGTGTCGAATTACCAGCGTGGGAAGTCGGCTAAGATGATGCGGCAGGTCAAATCAGGAACCATTTAGTCAAAACCAATCAAAAAAAAACGCCTGCAGCGAAAAAACATTCGGCAAGCGCTTCCCTTTCGTTTAGTTAGTGGAGTTCAAGGATAGTAATTCGTATGTGATGATGGTTTTTTCACTGGTCCATTCGACTTTTTGGATAACGGCGGTTCCGCTTGTATCGGATTGTATCGTTTTGCGTACATCGATTGGAATATCGATCGGGTATAGACGGTAGCCATCTTTAGCGAGCCGAAAAATATTTTCTTCTTCGCGGGTTTCATTTCCCTTTGTAACGATCATCGTGTTAAGTTCGATAGGCATGCCCATGTGTATCTCTCCTTTTGCCAATATGCTTGGATTATACCTTCATTCTATCATTTTTCCGTTGTGTTTTTCATCCAAGATGTTAAATCCTCCACTACTTTGCGGTTGACGGCAGGCGGGAAGTAATGTGTGAATTGAGGGAAGTACCAGCTTTCGACCGGTTTGTCATGGATCTTCAATCTCTTCTCCAGCCGGTACGCGTGTTCAATGGCGACATTGTGATCTTTTTCACCATGAATGATCAGGACGGGAACATTCAAATCCTCAATCGCAAACAATGGTGTACGGTATTCATATTGATCGGGGCATTTTGTCGGCGTGCCTCCGATGACCCGCTTCATCATCCGACGCATATCGACTCGTTCGACATATGTTAAGAACATGTCCGACACGCCTCCCCATGTGACGATCGACGCCGCATTCCGGCAGTGGATCCCAGTCCAAAGCGCCATGATGCCGCCGCGTGAAAATCCGAGGATATGGATATGATCCTTGTTTACCCGAGGATGCCGTTCAAGAAGCTTGAATCCCGATATGGCATCGAACCGATCTTCTCCTGCAAAATCCTCGTCGCCCTCACCGCCCTGGTTACCACGGTAAAAAGGGGCAAATACGATGAAGCCCTCTGCGGCATATTGAACAATCCTTGCAGGCCTCACCTTTCCGACATTTTTTATCCCGCCACGTAAATATAAGAAGGCATCATGAACTTGGCCATCGACCGGTTCAGCAAGCAACCCCTTTACCTTCAACCCCTGTGATATGTAAGTAACTGAATAAAGATGGATGTGTGGGTGCGGTGAAGGAAACCGCCGTTTTGAAATGATCGTTCCGTTTTCCAAGCTCCCCCTCCTTTCTCGTTACTCTTATTGTAAAACATCCGCTTGTTTTTATCCCCTGATAGGCATTCACATTTTTCACTGCCCTTCATACGATACTGTAGGCAAAATACCTATTTATCAAGGAGGAAGCTATTTTGAAAAAATGGTGTAAAGCAGGTGTCATATGTTTGCTTCTGTGCATGCTGATCATCCCGCTCGGGGCGTGTGGCAAAAAAGACAAGGTCAGGGTGGCCGAAGTGACCCGCTCCCTTTTCTATACACCACAATACGTAGCGATGGAAAAGGGATTTTTTGAGGATGAGGGGTTAAGCATTGATTTGAAAACGACGGCCGGCGGCGACAAAACCATGACCGCGCTCCTGACCAACGGGGCGGACATCGCTCTCGTCGGCTCGGAAACATCGATCTATGTGCAGTCACAAGAACCGAAAGACCCCGTCATCAACTTCGCTCACCCAATTTTCAACAAAATGCCGGAAATTCACATGTCTATGCTCAAGCTTAAGACGGCTTTTCCTCCCCGCCTTCCCCTTCTGCAGCCAGCATCTCCAGATAAACCTTCAAGAAATGTTCCAATGCTTGTTTTGAAGGCTTGGTATCACCTAAACATTCGATCGTGACCTTTTGTTCTTTTTGCATCATGTTGCATCCCTCCTTGTATAGAGAGACTGTATGCAAATTGGACAGAAGGACTGCCTATCGAATTAGCGTGGATGCGGATGCACCAAAGGGACACGCATTACAATATGACTTAGACACATAAGTGATCTTCCATTGTTGAAAAGGACGATTTAAAAATATAACACTAATTAGATGCCTTTATGTATCCCCTCTGTTACTATTTGGGAAGCTATAGCTACTGTTCCGCTTTTTTTCTAAGCGAACAAGGGTGAACGGCCATCATTAAGATTCACTGAAATCGAATGGTCCATTGCCTTTTCCTAATCTTCACTTGAATTTTATAAAGGACTCAAACTGTTACAGGAGGTATTTAAAAAATGGAAAGTCGCGCTACAATGTTTTGCGTTTTGAATTCACTGGATATTAATAGGGGCGGTATGACAAAGGCCGCACTTTTGCAGGCAAATTTATTTGCAAATTCAGGTTATGAAACCTTTATCATCACCTTCAATTTCGATCCCCGTTATAACACGATTATTCAACAATTGATAAAAGAGGGGAAGATCGACAAACGGATCAAGCTTTTAAACATGTTTGAATCACTGAGTCACACAAACAGAAGCTCCTTAAAGCATAAGGAAAATGAAACGCTCCAACGAATTGAAGAGTGTAAGGCAGTCTTGGATAAACGAGCCGGGCACAATGCGTATCGAGCATATGAAAATGGTTTATATACAACTTATATCAATTATGACAAAGGTAATAAATTAAGCTTCCTTGATTACTTCAATGAACAGCGTTACCGGACGAAACGCGAAGAATATGACGAATTTGGCTATCTGAGGAAAGTTGCCTACATGGATTTTGAATTGAATAAAGCGAGACAAATCATCTATTATGATGACAATGGCCAAGCTTACTTGTCGGTATGGTACAATCCTAAAAATGGAAATGCAAACCGATTAAACCACTTCGATTCGAACGGTGCACTGCAATCCGTCCATACGAAGGAAGTCGATTTAAAAACAGAATGGCTGGAAAGCATCATACAAGATTATGATTACCCTGTGTTAGTTTGTGATGCCAGAACTTCAGATCCCGTAATGATGAATGTGAAATTGGAAAAAGCGATAAAGATATGGAGACTACATAGCAATCATGTTAAGCCGCCATATGATGTGAATGGTGAAATCGGCGGGAAAATCGCCCCTACATTGGAGGCCATTGATGAATTGGATGTTGCTTTGCTATTGACCGAGTCCCAAAAGGCCCACTTTGAGCAACGTTTTGGCAACAAGGATAATATTCGGGTCATTCCTCATTATATGAAGAAATTCGCCGACACTGGCTGGTTCAGTTCCTTTAAGAGGAAGGAAAACCTGGCTGTCATCATCAGCCGTTTCTCCTCTTTGAAAAGAATCGACCATGCGATAAAGGCCTTCAAAAAGGTAAGCGATCGTGTACCTGAAGCCAAGTTGGAAATATGGGGGCTCGGTGATGAAGAACCGAATCTAAAAAAACTGGTCAAGGAACTGGATTTACAAGATCATGTCTTCCTTAAAGGGTATACGAATGATCCGGACAAGCTTTATCAAAAAGCCTTGTTCTCTGTATTGACGAGTAAAAGTGAGGGCTTCTCCCTAGGCATCCTGGAAAGCATGTCCAATGGTGCCCCAATGATCAGCTATGATATTAATTATGGGCCACGGGATCTTATCATTGATGGAAAAACCGGCTTTATCATTGAAAATGACAATATCGAGCAACTGGCGGAAAAAATGATTTGGATGTTTGAAAACAAGAATTCCGCTACGAAAATGGGCGAAGCGGCTGTCCGTGATATGAAGGAGCGCTTCAATGAACAACAGTATAAAGACAAATGGGTGGATACCATTGAAACGGCTGTGAAAAATAAAAAAGCCAAGCTTGGCGTGTCCTCACGATAGTTGACCAAAAAAAACCTGCAGGACTGGGGTTTTTTTTGTTGATGAATTTTCCCTAAATAGGAAACCTGCCCCTCTCATATACTCCAGTAAAGGGATTTTTTGATAATATTCTGGCGGAGGTCGTTATTTATGAGAGTCGCTGTTTATGCCCGGGTCAGCACCCATGAACAGGCTGAAGAGGG
This genomic stretch from Peribacillus muralis harbors:
- a CDS encoding glycosyltransferase family 4 protein, coding for MKSVLMIVQNFYPEIGSAGNRMKNVYLHLKRSGYEVTVITLKPSYPNQSLYQDTRFWDEENIEEDVIRIKPNKVKRYTSNMGRRLLHYLEAMWLFVYTIIRLEKTYDYVFVTTPPIFPTMAALIAKRKMKAKLITDVRDLWPESLIGVGVFANKWILKFAYFLEKELYRHSDHIIINSPGFRDYIMSKGVKGEMIHFIPNSLTGDELALKNVFTPIADEKIKVVYTGNIGLAQDLKKLIAIAERLREHKQIEFTMIGYGYRVGEVEREISAKGLANIKVINAMNRRVTLHEVSSSHIAYVSLVEKEVFDKVLPGKIIDYMCVGKPIVGDVAGRAKKVIEEAKCGLVADSRGVAEISRLILTMASDQALREELGENGYVYAKRNFQWSKNIEGLINVLEA
- the wecB gene encoding non-hydrolyzing UDP-N-acetylglucosamine 2-epimerase — its product is MPKQRLKVMTVFGTRPEAIKMAPVVLELKKHQEEIETIVVVTAQHREMLDQVLHCFQIKADHDLDMMRDRQTLEDITSRGIEGLSSLMKQIKPDIVLVHGDTTTTFIASLAAFYNKVQIGHVEAGLRTWNKHSPFPEEMNRQLTGVLADIHFAPTKQAAENLLLENKRADSIHITGNTVIDALKTTIHKDFSHPILSGLNGDRMLLMTVHRRENIGKPMQGIFRSVKRLLDEHGDIQVVFPIHKNPVVREIAHEVFHETKKLHIIEPLEVIDFHNFAARSYLILTDSGGVQEEAPSLGVPVVVLRDTTERPEGIKAGTLLLAGIEEDRIYEATNNLLTNEGAYEKMATASNPYGDGFAAKRIVEILMKHCKVSFALPS
- a CDS encoding methyl-accepting chemotaxis protein yields the protein MKLSVSKKLWASFLSILLFLVAIGVLYLWIIIDLNGKYTFLLDDRVKKISLVEEMINRQQGISNDVRGYIIYKDSIYLENREAAQDQFEKAYGSLEKSMTSKEDRELLEEIHRTQNEYMGMAEEITESMQQGNSKRAMEIADNAIELDKAIMGNAEKLGDRQNAYMQETRKELNDKVGDMKEFIVLLIIGGFILSIMLPIILSRSISRPVRKLTEALGQVAAGDLHIEEIQIRNKDEIGEMAAAFNSMVGGLKSIVLNMRDSASQLAVQAEQMSASSEESLASSEMVSATAEENRKGTSLQVDIVEKSVDSMIEIAAAIKRITLSNVEMLHSAETVNGLVQQGSESMNDVTAQMKNINATIRESADIMEIMSDHSNEIQRVTTFITNISEQTNLLALNAAIEAARAGEHGKGFAVVADEVRKLAEQSKISAAEIEKMVRVIQEATGKGVESINSGSKKAEDGLAASASSLQVFNNIKSAVGEVSEQIASASSAVDDLQVMTGDVTAGAHSIKEIAVISAARANETSAATEEQHTVTEQISEGAQALAALAETLKMEVSRFKF
- a CDS encoding MATE family efflux transporter, with the translated sequence MSLREQQQQNLLELESTGRVFLRYLIPSMIGMVLMALNFVVDGVMVGNKLGSVALAGVNIAGPIYTIFVAMSIWIGVGGATLYSQSMGARDFDRARFIFTHSIILITIFTVIIGVVAYAFHNQLVYALGANEATAPFATDYMNVFLMLGFVFTLENTLSIFVRNNGNPNLAMISLIVTAISNFVLNFIILYVLELGVRETAYGTIIAAALGILVLSMHFFTKKNTLRLVKFRFEKPLFVMTMMIGFPSFLAEIGVSVFTIAHNNAFSRLAGTDGLAAFSIVNYAHSVMLLMFLGIGSAIQPLVSYYHGAQDVKRKRETVRIAIFTAVGAGIAITLLGQVAAPFIVNLFGNFSSEVKELATIGIRIFFSGYILMGVNFVMMTYFQSIGQVKMAAWITVGREFIFMLIFLLTLPFIFGTNAAWMAIPLSEVVIFLTILLYLKREGFELGKKEIDG
- a CDS encoding VOC family protein, with the translated sequence MMRIQLKQATPYLMFDRQAKEALAFYEDVFRAEITDLQTYGEANDLVLHAKIKKGNLLLMVSDTFPGNPLEAENPAFI
- a CDS encoding DUF2584 domain-containing protein; this encodes MGMPIELNTMIVTKGNETREEENIFRLAKDGYRLYPIDIPIDVRKTIQSDTSGTAVIQKVEWTSEKTIITYELLSLNSTN
- a CDS encoding alpha/beta hydrolase family protein; its protein translation is MENGTIISKRRFPSPHPHIHLYSVTYISQGLKVKGLLAEPVDGQVHDAFLYLRGGIKNVGKVRPARIVQYAAEGFIVFAPFYRGNQGGEGDEDFAGEDRFDAISGFKLLERHPRVNKDHIHILGFSRGGIMALWTGIHCRNAASIVTWGGVSDMFLTYVERVDMRRMMKRVIGGTPTKCPDQYEYRTPLFAIEDLNVPVLIIHGEKDHNVAIEHAYRLEKRLKIHDKPVESWYFPQFTHYFPPAVNRKVVEDLTSWMKNTTEK
- a CDS encoding glycosyltransferase; translation: MESRATMFCVLNSLDINRGGMTKAALLQANLFANSGYETFIITFNFDPRYNTIIQQLIKEGKIDKRIKLLNMFESLSHTNRSSLKHKENETLQRIEECKAVLDKRAGHNAYRAYENGLYTTYINYDKGNKLSFLDYFNEQRYRTKREEYDEFGYLRKVAYMDFELNKARQIIYYDDNGQAYLSVWYNPKNGNANRLNHFDSNGALQSVHTKEVDLKTEWLESIIQDYDYPVLVCDARTSDPVMMNVKLEKAIKIWRLHSNHVKPPYDVNGEIGGKIAPTLEAIDELDVALLLTESQKAHFEQRFGNKDNIRVIPHYMKKFADTGWFSSFKRKENLAVIISRFSSLKRIDHAIKAFKKVSDRVPEAKLEIWGLGDEEPNLKKLVKELDLQDHVFLKGYTNDPDKLYQKALFSVLTSKSEGFSLGILESMSNGAPMISYDINYGPRDLIIDGKTGFIIENDNIEQLAEKMIWMFENKNSATKMGEAAVRDMKERFNEQQYKDKWVDTIETAVKNKKAKLGVSSR